GCAAATCCCCCATCTTCTGTTTTTCTAAAATACATATCAAAAACAGCTTCTTTATTTTCCATACCTTCCATAAGAAAGACATCACTTTCTGTATATTGATATCTATCTGAGTTAATAACCTTAGCAAATTCCGTAAGAATATTTTCTTTTATCATTGCCACCCCTCGAAATGTTAATCTTTCTTACAAATTATATCATTTATTTAAATATTTTCCAAATACTAATACTTTTAATAGGGAGATGTAGTATAATATTTTTATAATTTATTTAAAAATTGAAGGAGGCAAAATGAGAGGGGTAGTACAAAGAGTTACAAAAGCATCTGTAACAGTTGACGGAGAGATTATTGGAAAAATTGAAAAGGGATTATTAGTGTTATTAGGAGTAACACATAGTGATAGTGAAAAAGAAGTAAAGTGGTTAAGTAAAAAAATAAAGGACTTACGTATTTTTGAAGATGAAGATGGGAAAATGAACCTAGGGTTAGAGGATATAAAGGGAGATATTTTAGTGGTTTCTCAATTTACTCTTTATGGAGATTGTATAAAGGGTAGAAGACCATCTTTTATAGAGGCGGCAAAACCAGAAATGGCAAATAAATTATATGAAAAATTTATAGAAGAATTAAAAAATTATAATATAAAAGTAGAAACTGGAGAATTTGGGGCAGATATGAAAGTAGAGTTATTAAATGATGGACCTGTGACTTTAGTTATAGATACTCCAGAAAATATAAAATAGTATATAAAAATTAAAAGAATATTTTTTAGAAAGGATTACTAAGATGGACATTAAAGAAGTTAAAGAAAATGCTAAGGAAAGAATGAAGGGTTTTTGTAATCTATGTAGAGAGTGTGATGGAGTTTGGTGTGCTGGAAAAGTTCCGGGAATGGGTGGAGCTGGAACAGGAAATAGTTTTAAAAGAAACTATGAAAAATTAAAACAATTAAAAGTTATTATGAGAACATTACATAATGTAAAAAATCCTCAAATGGAGTGTGAACTTTTCGGAGAAAAACTTAGTTTTCCTGGAATTATAGCTCCTATAACAGGGACAAAATTTAATATGGGTGGATATGTAAGTGATAAAGAATATTCAGAGGACATTATTTTAGGAAGTAAACAAGCTGGAACAATTGCAATGATAGGAGATACAGGGGATGAAAATTGTTATAAAGTTGGCTTAGAAATGATTAAAAAATATGGAAAAGGTATAGCAATAATTAAACCTCGAGAAAATAAAGAAATTATAAAAAGAATTAGAATGGCAGAAGAAGTAGGAGCATTAGGTGTAGGAATAGATGCTGATGGAGCTGGGCTTGTAACAATGAAATTATTTGGACAACCAGTAGGACCTAAAAATTTAGATGATTTAAAGGAACTTGTAAATTCTACAAAATTACCTTTTATAGTAAAGGGAATACTAACTGTAGAAGAAGTAGAATTATGTATAGAAGCAGGGGTTCATACAGTTATTATATCTAATCATGGGGGAAGATGTTTAAATGATACTATTTCATCAGTTGAAGTTTTAGAAGAAATAGTTGAAAAAACAGGAAATAAAATAAATATCTTAGTAGATGGTTCTGTAAGAGAGGGAGTTGACATATTAAAATATTTAGCTTTAGGAGCTAAAGGAGTTTTAATTGGAAGACCTATTATATGGGGATCTATTGGTGGAAGAGAAGAAGGAGTTAAAGTTGTTTTAGACACTTTAAAAAATCAACTATATCAGAGTATGATATTAACTGGAACAGAAAATGTTAACTCTGTTTCAAAAAAAATATTATTTAAATAAATTAAAGATCCTCATCTAAATAGATGAGGATTTTTTTTTAAAATAAACGAGAAATCATATCTCCTAAAGAAACTAATATAATACCAACTATAAAATAGAGTGTATATGATGGAAATTTCTTTAAAAGAATATTAATAACCTTAGAAAATCCAATTAAACCTAATCCTGTTCCAAGTGAGAAAAAGATTAAAGGTAAAATATGGAAATTACTTATAAATCCTAATATATTATAGTATTCTCCTAAAATTAGAAGTAATAAAGAACCAGAAATTCCTGGAATTATCATAGCCCCTGCAGCAATAACTCCACAGAAAAATAATTTACTTCCATATAAATAGGAAAAACTTCTAGTGATTTCTCCTGGAGTTGATTCAACTCCAAATTTATAAGTTACAAACATAAAACATAGAGTGAAAAATACTCCTCCTATTAAAGAATATAAATTCTTTTTAGAAAAAGATTGATTCTTTAAGATAAAGGGAATACTTGGTAAAATTAAAAGTATAAAAATAATAGTTGTTATAGTAGGGTAGTTACTATAGGAAAATTCAATAATTTTTGCAAATAATAAAATACCTATAACAGCTCCTAGAGCTATTTGAAGTAAAAATTTTCCATATTCTATTTTTTTATTGAAAGACACAATAAAAAAATTACCTATGGCTTCGGTTAATTTGTCGTAAACACCTAAAACAACAGCTAATGTACCTCCTGAAACACCTGGAATAACATTAGCTACACCAATTCCAATACCTTTTAAAATATTTTTTAGCATTAATCCTCCTGATTTTTTTGTAAAATTCCTTGGCAAAAGAAGGAATTTTTATAATAAATATAAATAATACCATTGTAGATTGGAGAATATTTTATATTAACTATTTCTCCTAGAATACTTTCTAAATTTTTATTAGTGTAGATATTATTTTTTAATCGTACTCCATAGTTGTAGACTTTCCGTTTAGTATTTAAAAGAAAAAAATCTAAATTATTAAAAGGAAAGTTGTTTTTTTCTAAAAATTCAATGGATTTAGAAATGTCATTTTTATGAAAGAAATATTTTTTAACATAATTATCTATAATTTCTAAGGGTGTATTTTTATTTATAGAAAATTTTCTAAGTAGATCATTTTCTAAATAATTACAAAATTTTTTAATAGAAGTGTGCTCAAATTCTTCATAGGAAAATTCAATTTGAGTTTTAAAAAAGCATTCTCGAAATATTTTTTTGCTAGGTTCTTTTATGTTCTCAGAAATATATATTTTTTTAGGATAAGATTCTGATTTTATAATTGAAGACCAAATAAAAGGAAATAACTTTTGAAAACTTTGTTTTTTACTATCGAAGTTATAGTTTATTATTTTATAATCAGTCATATCAAAAAAAAGTGTTAAATAAAAAATAGAATTATGTATATTATTATTTGGGCAATAAATTAGTTGCTGATACATACCTAAAACAGACCCATTATTGGCAATTTTTTTTATGTGATAAATAGAAGAATTTTTAACAAAGGAATCTAAATTATTAATAATTCTATAAAATGTAGGATAACTTATGTCACATTGAACATTGGGAACTTTATTTTTAAATGTGTTATATAATTTAGAAATGGATAGATCACAATTTTCTTTGTGAATTTTTTTTATAATTTTTAAAGAGGTATCATCAATTTTTTTTGGTAAATCTTTATCATTTCTAGATTTTTTTTCAAGACCATTAAGGCCTTTTTCTTTATATGATTTAACCCAACGTTTTAAGGTGGCATAGGAAATTTTAGATTCATTTTCAATATCTTTAAGTTTTTTTTCCTTCGAGAAAAAAGGTTTTATAATTTTTAGACGCTCCTCTGCGAGTTCTTTTTTCTCTGGCATTTTAACATCCCCTTTCTAGAATAATTGTGTATTTATAATACTATGTATTTAAATAATAGTCAATTAATCTTAAAATGAAATTGTAAAAAAAGGCTCATTTAATGTGATAAAAAAACTTGACTTTTTTTAATTGAAAATGTATTCTTTTAGTGTAAAAGATAAAAAAAATAAACTTTATTATGAATTTAGGAGGAAATATGAAGATCTTTGCAGAAGTTCAAAAGATTGGTAAAGCTTTGATGACCCCAGTGGCGATATTACCAGCAGCAGGAATATTCCTAGCAGCAGGAAATAAATTAGGTATACCTTTAATGGAACAAGCAGGAGGAATAATATTTGGAAATCTACCATTACTATTTGCAGTAGGAGCTGCTATTGGTTTAGTAGGTGGAGATGGAATAGCAGCCTTAGCAGCAATAGTTGCGATTTTAATAATGAATGTTACTATGGGAGTAATGACAGGTGCAGCAGCAGGAGTTGCAGCACATAACCAAGCTTTTGCTATGGTTATGGGAGTACCTACTTTACAAACAGGTGTATTTGGAGGATTAATAGCAGGTATTATTGCAGCAATCTGTTACAAGAAATTTTATAAAACAGAGTTACCAGCATTTTTAGGTTTCTTTGCAGGAAAAAGATTAGTTCCTATTGTAACAGCAGTTGTGGCATTTTTAGTAGGTTTAGCTATGCCTTATATTTGGCAACCAGTTCAAATAGGTTTAGCAAAATTATCTTATTTAGCAAATAATACAAATACAGATGTTTCAACATTTATATTTGGTTTAATAGAAAGAGCATTAATTCCGTTTGGATTACACCATATATTCTATGCTCCATTCTGGTTCCAATTTGGAGATTATACAAATAATGCAGGACAAGTTGTAAATGGAGACCAAGCAATTTGGTTTGCAATGTTAAAAGATGGAGTTAAAAATTTTTCATCACCAACTTATTCAGGTGCAGGAAAATTCATGGCAGGGAAGTTCCCATTCATGATGTTTGGATTACCAGCAGCAGCATTAGCTATGTATCATGAGGCTAAACCAGAAAATAAAAAAGTTGTGGGAGGTATTTTATTCTCAGCAGCTTTAACATCATTCCTAACAGGAATTACAGAACCAATTGAGTTTTCATTTCTATTTGTAGCACCAGTATTATATGGAATTCACTGTGTGTTTGCAGCATTATCATTTATGGTAATGAATATGTTACACGTTAGAATAGGTATGACATTCTCTGGAGGAGTAATTGACTACATTATGTTTGGTGTTATTCCAGGAACTGAAGGTTTTGAAACTAACTGGCAAATGGTTATAGTTGTAGGGATAGCTTTAGCAATAATATATTATTTTGGATTTAGATTCTTTATTAGAAAGTTTAATTTAATGACTCCAGGAAGAGAAGAGATTGCTGAAGAAGAAACAGCTAATGTGAAAGTTGATGGAAATGAATTGGCAGTATTAGTTCTAAACGCTCTTGGTGGAAAAGAAAATATTGTGTCTGTAGACGCATGTATAACAAGATTAAGAGTAGAAGTTAAAGATACAGCTAAAGTAAACGATGGGGAACTTAAAAAATTAGGTGCAAGTGGAGTTCTTAAAGTTGGTAAAAATGGAGTTCAAGCAATATTTGGTGCGAAGGCACAATTTATAGCAAATGATATAAAAGGATTATAATAGATTTATAAATAGATCTCTCCTGTAGGTTCTTGACAAAATTATTCTTCTAAAGGATAATTAAAGAAAGATACACAGGGGGGATTTTTTTATGAATAAAAAAAATATTTTTTTAGTTATGATTTTTTTGATTGTAATAGGGTGTACAAGGGGAAATATAAAAGGAAAAGATAATTTTAAACAGATAGTTGGAAAAGAATATTATTTAGAGTTAAATAATAAAGTAAGTGATATAAATATTAACTTTGAGGGGAATAGAGTTTATGGTTTTGGGGGAATTAATAGATATTTTGGAGAATATGAACTGGGAAAAGATGAAAAAGTAGTTATAAAAAATATAGGAAGAACAAGAATGGGTGGAGATCCATTAGTAATGAAAGAGGAAAATGATTATATAGATAATTTAGAAAATATAGAAAAATATAAAATAAGAAATCAGAATTTATTTTTAGAGACAAAAAATAAAAAAGTATTAAAATTTGTATTAAAAGAAGGAAAAAGCAAATAGGTTTATAAAAAGTTAGCAAGGAAGCTAACTTTTTTTTATATGGAGGAAAGAATGAGAGAGAGATATTTCAATTTTCCAAAGAGTAGAGAAGAAGGATGTATTTTATATTGGGCAGACAAAGGGCAGAGAATATCATATAATTTTACATTAAAAAAAGCTATAGAGATTTCAAATAAAAGAGATAAAATATTATATGTAATTTTTTCTTTAAAGGAATATTTTAAAGAGGAAAACATTTATGGATTCCAATTTTTATTGGAAGGATTAATAGATTTTAAAGAAAATTTAAAAAAAAGAAAAATAAAATTTATTTTATTAGAAGAATCCGTAGAAACCTTTATAAGGAACAATTTAGCAAATATAGATGTGGTTCTTTATGAAAAGGGATATTTAAAGGATGAAAAAAGAATAAGAAAAAAAATTCAAAAATTAGATGTTGAGCAAATTGAAATAGATAATAATTTAATAATTCCAGTTGAAATAGCTTCTATAAAAGAAGAGTATAGTGCCAAAACATTTAGAGATAAAGTAAACAAAATAAAAGAGAAATTTTTAAAAAGAGTTTCCATACCAAAATATAATTTAAATAAAAAAGAAGTAAAATTAGATTATAAAAAAATTGAGCTTGAAGATTTTTTAGAAGATACCCATTATGAATTTATAGGTGGAGAAAAAGAGGGAAAAAAAAGATTAAAAGAATTTATAGAAAATCATATAAGAGATTATTCTTTAAGAGGACCTGATAAAGATGTGGGATCAAAACTTAGTCCATATTTACATTTTGGACAAATATCTCCTATAGATATATATCTTAAAGTAGAAAAAAATGCAAAAGGAGAGGAAGGTAAAGATTTTTTAGAGGAACTTTTTATAAGAAGGGAATTAGCCCATAATTTTGTTTATTATAATGAAGATTATAATAAATGGGAAGGAATAACGTATAAATGGGCATACGAAACTTTAGAAAAACATAAAAAGGATAAACGAGAGTATATATATTCTTTAGAGGAATTAGAAAATGGAAAAACTCATGATAAATATTGGAATGGAGCTCAGCTTGAAATGAAAAATAGAGGTTATTTAAATAGTTATATGAGAATGTATTGGTGTAAAAAAATTTTAGAATGGACAATTAGTCCAAAGGTAGCCTATGAAAGAGCTATATATTTAAATAATAAATATTTTATAGATGGAAATAATCCTAATTCCTATTGTGGTGTGGCTTGGTGTTTTGGTAAGCATGATAGGCCTTGGAAAGAAAGAGAGGTATATGGGAAAATAAGATATATGAATAGCAATGGATTAGAAAGGAAATATAATATGAAAGAGTTTTTAGAAAGGGTTGAATTACTCAAAAAATAGTGTTAGAATCAAGGGGATTATTGAAAAATAGACCAGGTGATGAAATGAAAGAAATCAGAAAAAAGTTTTTATCTGTTGTTTTATTAGGTGGACTTAGTATGATTATGAATAGCGAAATATTTGCAATTCAAAAATCCTATGTAAAAGAGGTTACTAAGGTATACACAAATATGATTCCAATGGATATTCCAGTTAATTTGGAAACAACAACAGGACAGCCAAAATATTTGGATTATGTATATATAAAAAGTGTGGATGCTCCTTTAAGAGTTGATGCTAGTACTACAGCAAAAATTATTAAAAAATATCCATTTAATACAAAATTTCAACTATTGGAAAAGGTTATAAGCAAAGCAGGAACAGAGTGGTATAAAGTTAGAAATGAAGATGGAAATATAGGTTTTATTTCTTACAGATTAGTAACTTTAAGAGAATTTAGATTTAACAAAATGATGGAAAAAATTGATTATCTTGAAAATTTTGTAAATAGGGAAATTGGAGAAGGAAAAGAGATTGTAGCAACAAATACCTATGTACCGAATCCTTATAACACAAATTTAAAATGGGAAAGAGATAAGTATGGTACAACTTTAGATCAAAATGGAGTTGGGATATATAAGGGAGAAAGAATTTTTATACCAGATAGATCATTGGTAGCTATAGAGAGTGAAACTAAAGATAAAGCTTTTGTTAAAGTGGCGTCTTTAAAAGAATCTCCTTTAGAAGTAGATAAAAAAATATTAACAGAATATCCAAAATTTGATCCTAATTTTAGAAAAGTAATTGTAATTGATATTAAAAATCAAAATCAAGGAGCTTTTGAGAAAAAGGATGGACAATGGGAATTAATTTCCTATGCCTATAATAAAACAGGTATGGAAAGCCAAGTGGGATTTGATACTCCTAGAGGATACTTCTTAGTACCTATGGCAAAGTATGAAATGGGATATAGAAATGAGCAAGGTAAAAATCAAGGATATGCTAAGTATGCCATAAGATTTTCTGGCGGTGGATATATTCATGGAACTCCTATTAACTTTGAAGAGGATATTAATAGAGAATTTTTTATGGAACAAAAAAATGGAATATTAGGAACTGTTCCAGGAACAAGAAAATGTATAAGAAATGTAGAGCCCCATGCAGAATTTTTATTTAATTGGGTTACTGGTGGAAAAGTAAATCCAAGAAGTAATGAACAAAGACCAGATGAAAATGTACTATTTATAGTGTTTTAAAAAAAGTGCCCCTTAGGAGCACTTTTTTTTATACATATAATTTTTTATATAGTTTCCATCTATCATGAAACCACATCCACTGCTCTGGATATTGGGTAATAATTCTCTCCATTTTATTAATTAAAAGTTGCGTATTATATTGAACATCATGTTTGAAGGAATCTGTTTTAACAAGAGAAATTTCTTCAGAAATATAGCTTGTACAAGTATTGTTGTCATGTAAAACATTATATGCTAGTAAAATAGGCATATCATATTTTAAAGCTAGAGAAACAGCACCAGTAGGAGCCACTGTATTTTCTCCAAAAAATTCAACTTCAGCACCCTTATCTCTATGATCACTAAAAAGAGCAATTATATTATCTGGAGATATATATTTTAAAAGTTCTCTAGTTGTAGTTTTACTCTTTTTTAAAATAGTCATATTCATTTTTTTCCTAGATTCTGTTATGAATTTATCAATATAGGGATTTCTTTGTTTTTTAGCAACAGAAACAACATTATAATGTTGTGCCATTTTTAAAGAAGCTTCCATATTGCCCATATGAATCATAGCAACCATAACACCTTTTTTCTTTTCGATGGCTTCATCAAGATTTTCAATACCTACAATTTTTATATTTTGAGGCTTTTTTAAATAGCTATCAAACCAAAGAGTTGATAAAAATCCTTTGGCCATAACTATAAAGGATTTTTTTGCAATTTTCTCTCTTTGGGCCTCTGTTTTTTCAGGAAAAGCTAACTTTAAATTAGCAAGAGCTATTTGTCTTCTTTTTTTTACTAGGTAATAAGAAATTTTTCCTAAAAAACT
This genomic stretch from Cetobacterium ceti harbors:
- a CDS encoding META domain-containing protein, producing MNKKNIFLVMIFLIVIGCTRGNIKGKDNFKQIVGKEYYLELNNKVSDININFEGNRVYGFGGINRYFGEYELGKDEKVVIKNIGRTRMGGDPLVMKEENDYIDNLENIEKYKIRNQNLFLETKNKKVLKFVLKEGKSK
- the dtd gene encoding D-aminoacyl-tRNA deacylase; this translates as MRGVVQRVTKASVTVDGEIIGKIEKGLLVLLGVTHSDSEKEVKWLSKKIKDLRIFEDEDGKMNLGLEDIKGDILVVSQFTLYGDCIKGRRPSFIEAAKPEMANKLYEKFIEELKNYNIKVETGEFGADMKVELLNDGPVTLVIDTPENIK
- the ptsG gene encoding glucose-specific PTS transporter subunit IIBC, giving the protein MKIFAEVQKIGKALMTPVAILPAAGIFLAAGNKLGIPLMEQAGGIIFGNLPLLFAVGAAIGLVGGDGIAALAAIVAILIMNVTMGVMTGAAAGVAAHNQAFAMVMGVPTLQTGVFGGLIAGIIAAICYKKFYKTELPAFLGFFAGKRLVPIVTAVVAFLVGLAMPYIWQPVQIGLAKLSYLANNTNTDVSTFIFGLIERALIPFGLHHIFYAPFWFQFGDYTNNAGQVVNGDQAIWFAMLKDGVKNFSSPTYSGAGKFMAGKFPFMMFGLPAAALAMYHEAKPENKKVVGGILFSAALTSFLTGITEPIEFSFLFVAPVLYGIHCVFAALSFMVMNMLHVRIGMTFSGGVIDYIMFGVIPGTEGFETNWQMVIVVGIALAIIYYFGFRFFIRKFNLMTPGREEIAEEETANVKVDGNELAVLVLNALGGKENIVSVDACITRLRVEVKDTAKVNDGELKKLGASGVLKVGKNGVQAIFGAKAQFIANDIKGL
- a CDS encoding DUF368 domain-containing protein is translated as MLKNILKGIGIGVANVIPGVSGGTLAVVLGVYDKLTEAIGNFFIVSFNKKIEYGKFLLQIALGAVIGILLFAKIIEFSYSNYPTITTIIFILLILPSIPFILKNQSFSKKNLYSLIGGVFFTLCFMFVTYKFGVESTPGEITRSFSYLYGSKLFFCGVIAAGAMIIPGISGSLLLLILGEYYNILGFISNFHILPLIFFSLGTGLGLIGFSKVINILLKKFPSYTLYFIVGIILVSLGDMISRLF
- a CDS encoding deoxyribodipyrimidine photo-lyase, producing MRERYFNFPKSREEGCILYWADKGQRISYNFTLKKAIEISNKRDKILYVIFSLKEYFKEENIYGFQFLLEGLIDFKENLKKRKIKFILLEESVETFIRNNLANIDVVLYEKGYLKDEKRIRKKIQKLDVEQIEIDNNLIIPVEIASIKEEYSAKTFRDKVNKIKEKFLKRVSIPKYNLNKKEVKLDYKKIELEDFLEDTHYEFIGGEKEGKKRLKEFIENHIRDYSLRGPDKDVGSKLSPYLHFGQISPIDIYLKVEKNAKGEEGKDFLEELFIRRELAHNFVYYNEDYNKWEGITYKWAYETLEKHKKDKREYIYSLEELENGKTHDKYWNGAQLEMKNRGYLNSYMRMYWCKKILEWTISPKVAYERAIYLNNKYFIDGNNPNSYCGVAWCFGKHDRPWKEREVYGKIRYMNSNGLERKYNMKEFLERVELLKK
- a CDS encoding L,D-transpeptidase family protein, whose protein sequence is MLESRGLLKNRPGDEMKEIRKKFLSVVLLGGLSMIMNSEIFAIQKSYVKEVTKVYTNMIPMDIPVNLETTTGQPKYLDYVYIKSVDAPLRVDASTTAKIIKKYPFNTKFQLLEKVISKAGTEWYKVRNEDGNIGFISYRLVTLREFRFNKMMEKIDYLENFVNREIGEGKEIVATNTYVPNPYNTNLKWERDKYGTTLDQNGVGIYKGERIFIPDRSLVAIESETKDKAFVKVASLKESPLEVDKKILTEYPKFDPNFRKVIVIDIKNQNQGAFEKKDGQWELISYAYNKTGMESQVGFDTPRGYFLVPMAKYEMGYRNEQGKNQGYAKYAIRFSGGGYIHGTPINFEEDINREFFMEQKNGILGTVPGTRKCIRNVEPHAEFLFNWVTGGKVNPRSNEQRPDENVLFIVF
- a CDS encoding alpha-hydroxy-acid oxidizing protein, which codes for MDIKEVKENAKERMKGFCNLCRECDGVWCAGKVPGMGGAGTGNSFKRNYEKLKQLKVIMRTLHNVKNPQMECELFGEKLSFPGIIAPITGTKFNMGGYVSDKEYSEDIILGSKQAGTIAMIGDTGDENCYKVGLEMIKKYGKGIAIIKPRENKEIIKRIRMAEEVGALGVGIDADGAGLVTMKLFGQPVGPKNLDDLKELVNSTKLPFIVKGILTVEEVELCIEAGVHTVIISNHGGRCLNDTISSVEVLEEIVEKTGNKINILVDGSVREGVDILKYLALGAKGVLIGRPIIWGSIGGREEGVKVVLDTLKNQLYQSMILTGTENVNSVSKKILFK
- a CDS encoding helix-turn-helix domain-containing protein, which produces MPEKKELAEERLKIIKPFFSKEKKLKDIENESKISYATLKRWVKSYKEKGLNGLEKKSRNDKDLPKKIDDTSLKIIKKIHKENCDLSISKLYNTFKNKVPNVQCDISYPTFYRIINNLDSFVKNSSIYHIKKIANNGSVLGMYQQLIYCPNNNIHNSIFYLTLFFDMTDYKIINYNFDSKKQSFQKLFPFIWSSIIKSESYPKKIYISENIKEPSKKIFRECFFKTQIEFSYEEFEHTSIKKFCNYLENDLLRKFSINKNTPLEIIDNYVKKYFFHKNDISKSIEFLEKNNFPFNNLDFFLLNTKRKVYNYGVRLKNNIYTNKNLESILGEIVNIKYSPIYNGIIYIYYKNSFFCQGILQKNQED
- a CDS encoding lysophospholipid acyltransferase family protein; this translates as MKYKLQYIIFKIFKTVIELLPEKINFSFASFLGKISYYLVKKRRQIALANLKLAFPEKTEAQREKIAKKSFIVMAKGFLSTLWFDSYLKKPQNIKIVGIENLDEAIEKKKGVMVAMIHMGNMEASLKMAQHYNVVSVAKKQRNPYIDKFITESRKKMNMTILKKSKTTTRELLKYISPDNIIALFSDHRDKGAEVEFFGENTVAPTGAVSLALKYDMPILLAYNVLHDNNTCTSYISEEISLVKTDSFKHDVQYNTQLLINKMERIITQYPEQWMWFHDRWKLYKKLYV